Below is a genomic region from Helicobacter pylori.
AGTTAAAGGGGGTTTAGGGGTTGTGGCTGATGACGCTTTAGCGGGTGTTTTAGCCGGATTGAGCACTTTATTAGTCATCAATATTTTAGGATTTTTTAACATTAAACTTTAATTTTAAGAAAATTCAAAAGCCTTTTTTTAGGTAAATATAGATAGACTTTATTGCAATCGTTTTTAAGGAGTTTGATCGTGGAGTTTTGCGTTTTATTTGGTGGGGCGAGTTTTGAGCATGAAATCAGCATTGTGAGCGCGATCGCACTTAAAGAAGTGTTAAAGGATAGGATTAAATATTTTATTTTTTTAGATGAAAACCATCATTTTTATTTGATTGAAGAATCTGACATGCATTCAAAATACTTCGCTCAAATCAAAGAAAAAAAATTACCTCCCCTAATCCTTACGCGCAATGGCTTGCTTAAAAACTCGTTTTTAGGCGCTAAGATTATAGAATTGCCTTTAGTGATCAATCTCGTGCATGGGGGCGATGGCGAAGACGGGAAATTAGCGAGCTTGTTAGAATTTTATCGTATCGCTTTTATAGGTCCTAGGATTGAAGCGAGCGTGTTGAGTTATAACAAATATTTAACCAAGCTTTATGCCAAAGACTTAGGGGTAAAAACTTTAAATTATGTTCTTTTGAATGAAAAAAACCGCGCTAACGCCTTGGATTTGATGAGCTTTAATCTTCCTTTCATCATCAAGCCTAATAGTGCTGGGAGCTCTTTAGGGGTGAATGTTGTGAAAGAAGAAAAAGAATTGATTTACGCTTTAGACGGTGCGTTTGAATATTCTAAAGAGGTCTTAATAGAGCCTTTCATTCAGGGAGTGAAAGAATACAATTTAGCCGGTTGCAAGATCAAAAAGGATTTTTGTTTTTCTTATATTGAAGAGCCTAGCAAACAGGAATTTTTAGATTTCAAACAAAAATATTTGGATTTTTCACGCAATAAAGCCCCTAAAGCGAATCTTTCTAACACCCTAGAAGAACAATTAAAAGAAAATTTTAAAAAACTCTATAATGATTTGTTTGATGGCGCGATCATTCGTTGCGATTTTTTTATCATAGAAAATGAAGTGTATCTTAATGAGATCAACCCCATTCCTGGCAGTTTGGCCAATTATTTGTTTGATGATTTTAAAACAACGCTAGAAAATTTAGCGCAATCATTGCCCAAAACCCCTAAAATCCCAATCAAAAACTCTTATTTGTTGCAAATCCAAAAGAATAAGTAATGGCCAAACGCAGTATCGCTTATTTGGATAGCGTTTTTGACATTTCCTACACTTTTACAGACCACCATAGCCCTTTAAACGCCTTGTTTTTGCATGGTTGGGGGAGTTCTAAGGAAATCATGCAACAAGCGTTTCAAGGCTGTTTTTTAAATTACAACCATTTGTATGTGGATTTGCCCGGCTTCAATCAAAGCCCTAACGATGAAAAAGTTTTAGAAACTAAAGATTATGCTAATATCATCAATCTGTTTTTAAAAAGCGTGGATAAAAAAGCGCATGTCGTTTTTGGGCATAGCTTTGGAGGGAAAGTAGCGATCTTGTGTGAAAACGAACAAATTGTTTTATTGAGCAGCGCGGGGATCTTAGAGCCAAAACCCTTAAAAGTGCGTTGTAAAATCCTTTTGGCTAAAATCTTTAAAAAATTAGGCTTGAATTTAGGGTTTTTGAGGAGTAAGGACGCTATGGGGCTTAATCAAGCGATGTATGAAACCTTTAAAAAAGTGATTAGCGAAGACTTTAGCGATCATTTCAAACGATGCGAGAAGGAAGTTTTATTATTTTGGGGTAAAGACGATAAAGCAACCCCCTTAAGCTCCGCTCAAAAAATGCAAACCTTATTGAAAAGAAGCGCGTTATTCGTTTTAGAAGGGGATCATTTCTTTTTTTTAAACCAAGCAAAAGAGATTGAAAAACTAGTGGAGAATTATCATCATGCAAAGTCTTAGTTGGCTGAATTTAGCGTTTCGTTGGCTCTTTATAACAGGGCTTGGCTATTATATAATGACTTTATTGCAATGGTATCATTACAGCGTGTTTAGGATTTTAACCAAGCACCACAAAATGCGTTGGCATGGGATTTATTTTTTATTGCCTTTAGGGGTATTTATCCTATCGTATGCTTTCAAAATGCCGTTTGTTTTTGATTTCTTTTGCGGCGTTATTCAAATGCCCATGCTCATTATCTGGGCCAAACGCAACGACAAGCCTTTAGTTTTCACGCCAAGGGTGAAGCGCTTTTTCATCTTCTTATTACTCTTTTTAATCTTGCATGAAATCTTAAATATAGAATTAGTCCCTTTGGATGGGATTTCGCTCGCGCTTGGCTATTTGTGTTTATTTATATTCGTTTTGAGCGCTTCTTTAATCTTTGAAAAAGTCCTATCCAAGCAGTATTTGCAAACCGCTAAAGACAAAATCGCCTCTTTAAAGAATTTAAAAGTCATCGCCATTACCGGAAGTTTTGGGAAAACCAGCACCAAAAATTTCTTGCTTCAAATCTTACAAACCACATTCAACGCGCATGCAAGCCCCAAAAGCGTCAACACCCTTTTAGGGCTTGCGAATGATATTAACCAGAATTTAGATGATAAGAGCGAAATCTATATCGCTGAAGCCGGGGCAAGGAATAAGGGCGATATTAAAGAAATCACCCGCCTCATTGAACCGCACCTTGCTGTGGTCGCAGAAGTGGGCGAACAGCATTTAGAATATTTTAAAACTTTAGAAAATATTTGCGAGACTAAAGCGGAATTATTGGATTCCAAGCGCTTAGAAAAAGCCTTTTGTTATTCTGTGGAAAAGATCAAGCCCTATGCCCCTAAAGATAGCCCCTTAATAGATGTTTCTAGCCTGGTTAAAAACATCCAATCCACTTTAAAAGGCACTTCTTTTGAAATGCTTATAGATAGCGTTTGGGAAAAATTTGAAACAAAGGTTCTAGGGGAGTTTAGCGCTTATAATATCGCTTCAGCTATTTTAATCGCTAAGCATTTAGGATTAGAAACCGAAAGGATCAAACGGCTTGTTTTGGAACTCAACCCTATCGCCCATCGTTTGCAACTTTTGGAAGTGAATCAAAAAATCATCATAGACGATAGCTTTAACGGGAATTTAAAGGGCATGTTAGAGGGCATTCGTTTAGCGAGTTTGTATGAAGGGCGTAAGGTTATTGTAACACCGGGATTAGTGGAAAGCAATACAGAAAGTAATGAAACTTTAGCGCAAAAAATAGACGAGGTTTTTGATGTCGCTATCATCACAGGGGAGTTGAATTCCAAAACGATTGCTTCACAATTGAAAACCCCCCAAAAAATCTTACTCAAGGATAAGGCGCAATTGGAAAATATCTTACAAGCCACCACGATTCAGGGCGATTTGATTTTATTCGCTAATGACGCCCCTAATTACATTTAGGAAATGAACATGCAACATTTATACGCTCCTTGGCGCGAAAGTTATTTGAAAGAGAAAAATAAGAGTTGTGTCTTTTGCGGGATTTCTCAAAACCCTACAAAAGATTCAGAAAACAGAGTGCTTTATAGAAATAGCGATCTCTTTGTGGTGATGAACGCCTACCCTTATAACCCGGGGCATTTGTTGATCATTCCTCATGCGCATCAAGCGAGCGTTGAACTTTTAGATCTTAACATTTGGCTAAACATGAATAAATTAGCGCCTAAAGTGTTAAAAGCGTTGTATGCTTATGGCGCTCAAGGGATCAATTTAGGTTTGAATTTGCACAGAAACGCCGGAGCAGGAATCCCTGAGCATTTGCACATGCATTTAGTGCCTAGGTTTTTAGGCGATAGCAATTTTATGAGCGTTATCGCTCAAACTAGGGTGTGTGGGATTGATTTAAATGAAACCTATCTTGCGTTAAAAAACTTATTAGAAAAGGAGCTTGGTTGAAAACAAACGCTTTTAATTTGGGTGTGTTACAATTGATTTTAATTCATTTTAAGGAGTGTCAGCGATGAAGGCGCGTGGGTTTAAGGCAAAGATGCGTGGTTTTAAGATTTTTTCAGGGAGCGCTCACCCTGCCTTTGGCAAAGAAGTGTCAAAGCATTTAGGCGTTCCCTTATCCAAAGCCGTGATTGGCAAATTCAGCGATGGTGAAATCAATATCCAAATCAGCGAATCGGTGCGCGGTAAGGATATTTTTATTGTCCAGCCCACTTGCGTGCCGGTTAATGACAATTTAATGGAATTGTTAGTCATGGTAGATGCTTTAAGGCGCAGTTCCGCCAATTCTATCACAGCGGTGTTGCCGTATTTTGGCTATGCCAGACAGGACAGAAAAGCGGCTCCAAGAGTGCCTATCACGGCTAAAATGGTCGCTAATTTGATGCAAGAAGTGGGGATTGAAAGGATCATTACAATGGATTTGCATGCCGGGCAAATCCAAGGCTTTTTTGATGTGCCGGTGGATAATTTATACGGATCTATCGTTTTTAGAGATTATATCCGCTCTAAAGCGTTAAAAAACCCTGTGATCGCTAGCCCTGATGTGGGTGGGGTTACAAGAGCCAGGTATTTTGCCAATCAAATGGGCTTGGATTTAATCATCGTGGATAAGCGCCGTGAAAAAGCTAATGAAAGCGAAGTGATGAATATTATCGGCTCAGCAAAGGAGCGCGATGTGATTTTAGTAGATGATATGATTGATACCGCAGGCACGATCTGTAAAGCCGCTTTGGCCTTAAAAGAACAAGGGGCAATTTCTGTCATGGCGTTAGGCACGCATGCGGTTTTGAGCGGGAATGCGATCAAGCGCATTAAAGAAAGCATGTTAGATGAAGTGGTGGTAACCAACTCTATCCCTTTAGTTCAAAAATGCGATAAAATCACCACTTTAAGCGTAGCGCCCTTATTTGCGGAAGTGATCAGAAGGATTTATCATAACGAAAGCGTCCAATCGCTTTTCACTTAAAAAGGGGATAAAAGAAGAGCGGGAGTGGTGGATTCTGTAGGACTTGAACCTACGACCAATCGGTTATGAGCCGAGTGCTCTGACCAGCTGAGCTAAGAATCCAAAATTCCCAAAGGATGGTTTGCTATTGTATCCAAAAATATAGCGAAAAGCAAGCAGGTTTTCTAGGATTGCAAACAGGATCATAAAAGTGATAAAACTGCTCCCCCCATAGCTGAATAAGGGTAAGGGAATCCCCACCACAGGGGCTAACCCTAAAGTCATGGCGATATTCACGCTGGAATAAACAAAGATTAAAATAGAAATCCCAAGGGCTACAATCTTTAAAAACCAATCGCTGTTGCTCTCAAACAGATAAAAAAATAAATGCAAACTCAAGCCTATATAAATCGCAAAAAGCAACATAGCCCCTAAAAACCCGAAACGCTCCACGAAGTAAGCGAAGATAAAATCGCTCGTTGCAATAGGCAAAAATTTGAATTTGGTTTGCGTGCAAGCCTCTTTAGATTTGCCTAAAAACCCGCCCGATCCTATAGCGATAATGGATTGCATGACATGGTAATTAGGCTTTTCAGAAAGAAAGTCTGCGATGCGCTTTTTTTGGTAATCATGCAAAAAATGATAAGCGATAGGCGAAGCCACTAAAAGAGCGATAAAAAGAGGGAGCCACACCCTAGTCCTTAAACCCACGATAAGTAAAATCCCAAAACCCATGATGAGCACAATAAGAGCCGTGCCTAAATCAGGCTGTTTTAAAATCAAAGCCGCCGGTAAGCAAATGTAAAAACTAAGCTTTAAAAACATACCCCAATCATAGCCCTTAAAAGGGGGTGGGTTGATTTTAATCAAATGCGCCAATAACAAAAGGATAGCGATTTTCACGGGTTCGCTAGGCTGTAAAGTGATAGAAGTGAAAGGAATGACTAGCCATCGTTGTGCTCCAAGCTTACTCGATCCCATAAAATCCACTAACGCTAATAAAATAACGCATGCCCAATAAAACACAAAGAGCCAGCGATCGAGCTTTCTGAAAGGGATAAAAAACACGATCCAAAAGAGAATAAACCCTATCGCATAATAAACCCCTTGCTTCAAGCTCAAAACCGCACTGCTCTCAAAAATCAATACAAAAGAAACCACCAACAAGGGGATAATAAACACAAAAGGCAAAAGATCAAAATGCATCCAAATCCTTTTGTCTAATGCCATGCGTTTTTCATAACCCCTAATCTGATTGTGTTAATTGTTTGATTGTATCCAAGTTGAGATAATTCTCCTTGAAAAGGGATTTTATCGTATCCATTGCAGGCAGTTCCACTTCGCCCGTCTCATCATTAAAGCACTTTTCTAGCACTTTCAAATAAGCAAACCCAATGCCTTCTGTGATAGCCACAGCGGTTGCACTCCCTGCAACACTCCCCACAACAGGAATGAATTTAAGCAAACCATTAACGAGCGTTCTCCCCACTTGCGCGATAGCGGTCACGCCCAACAATCCTGTGATTAATGATGCGGCTACAGATTCTTCCAAATCCATTCCAAAAGCGTCATTCATTTTATAGATCATTCCTGCTTGAATGGGTGCAATAGCGAACGCATCGCTAAAGGGTATGGGGATAAGCCCAGCCGCTCCAGCCGCTCCTGATGCAACATGGATAATGGTTTTACATTCCTCTATCATGGCTTGCTTTCTTGCTTGGATGTTAGCTTTTTGAATCAGCAAGAAATGGTTTTGTTTGTTTTTCTTAGCTTCTATCAAGCATTTTTTCGTTTCATCTACCAATTCTTCTAAACCTTCAACAGGGACTTTTAACCCCCTAAACGAAAAGGCAACGGAATTGACTCTCGCATAGGCTTTGATAAAACCTTTAAACCCCCATTCTTCGTCTATGATCCTTTTAGTTTCTTGGACAAATGCCTCGCCGTCTTCGGCTTGAGTGTTTGTGAAAACGATAATCGTTGGGATATTCCAATTTTTAGCGAAGCTTAATAGCTCTCTCTCTCTCTTGAACCCTAGAAGAAGTCTCTTTAACGCACAGATACGCCACATCAATGGCTTCTTTTTCATCAAGCGTTTTAAAAGAATCTTCCATTTCTTTTTTAATGCTTTCCATGGTGTCGTGGTAATCTTTACCTTCAATGCCTTTAGTGTCCCACAAAATCAAGCCCTTCTTTTCATCAACATATTTTTCAAGATGCTGAGTGATGGGTTTTCCTACGCCTGCTTTAGCGATTTCTTTACCAAATAGAGCGTTAATGAGCGAGCTTTTACCCACACCAGTACCCCCCATGAGCAAAACATTCATCTTTGGTTTTTCCTTTTTGATGTGTTCAAGCATCTTGCTCATGTTCAATCCTCCCTCTTTCCCATCAAGCGTGAATGAGTCGCCTAAAAAGCCACGCAAAACGCCGTTCAGTTTATCATGCCCGTTATGTTCCATTAGAACCCCTTTAAAAATGATTTGAGCCACAAAATGTTGGTGCACTGATTATAGCGTATTCAAATAATGAAATAGGATTTTTTTAAGGTTTTGAGTAGAATAATGGTTTTTAAAAATGCAAAAAAGAGTTTGAATGCAAAAAGAGTTTGAATGCAAAAAGTTTTCATCGCCCCTACCCATTACAAACGCCTTGATGAATTTTTAGCCAAAGAATTGCAAATTTCTAAAAACCAAGTATTGAATTTGATTAAAGAGGGGCTGGTGTTTTGTCAAAAAAAGGAGGTCAAAAAAGGGGGGCTAGCCTTAAAAGAGGGCGATGCAATCACGCTTTTAACGCCCAAAATCGCGCCCAAACCCTTAAAAAGAGATCTTGATTTAGAAATAGAAGTCATTTTTGAAGATGAAGACTTATTGGTGTTGAATAAGCCTCCTAATCTAGTCGTCCATAAAGCCCCAAGCGTGAAAGAGCCTACTTTAGTGGATTGGTTAAAATCTCAAAATTACGAGCTTTCTAATCTGGGCTTAAAAGAGCGCTATGGGATTGTGCATCGTTTGGATAAGGATACGAGCGGAGGGATTGTCATCGCTAAAAACAATTTTACCCATGTTCATTTGAGCGAGCAACTCAAAACTAAAATGATGGGGCGCTACTATATTGCCTTGCTTTCAACGCCCTTAAAAGAAGAAAAAATGAGCGTGGAATGCTATTTGGCAAGAAACCCCAATAACCGCTTAAAAATGATAGCGCTCAAAGCGGCTAAAAAAGAAAAAAGCCGTTATTCTAAAAGCGAATTTACTAGCTTGCTGACTTCTCAAAATGGCATGGATTTGATAGGGGCTAAACTATTCACCGGGCGCACGCACCAGATCAGAGCGCATTTAGAATATTTGAACAGACACATCATCGGCGATAACCTTTACGGGCTTAATGAAGCGCTTCCTAAAGAAGAAATAAGAATCATGCTGCATGCCTATTTGATAGAGTTCAAACACCCTAGAAGCGAGCAAAAACTGCGCTTTAAAGTTCCCCTATTAAAGGATATGTTAGAATATCTTAAAAAAGTTTTTGACAAGGAGAATTTAGATGAGGTCTTGGATGAAGAAAAAATACTTCACGCTTTTATTGCAAAGTAGTGTGGTATTAGCGGTTTTTATAGGGTGTTCTTCTACCAGGAATCATACTTTTTCAGCCCTTAATAATCAAGAAAATATAGATACTAAGCTTCCGGTAGTCCATTCTATTAAAACCATTAACGATGTGAGTT
It encodes:
- a CDS encoding D-alanine--D-alanine ligase; the protein is MEFCVLFGGASFEHEISIVSAIALKEVLKDRIKYFIFLDENHHFYLIEESDMHSKYFAQIKEKKLPPLILTRNGLLKNSFLGAKIIELPLVINLVHGGDGEDGKLASLLEFYRIAFIGPRIEASVLSYNKYLTKLYAKDLGVKTLNYVLLNEKNRANALDLMSFNLPFIIKPNSAGSSLGVNVVKEEKELIYALDGAFEYSKEVLIEPFIQGVKEYNLAGCKIKKDFCFSYIEEPSKQEFLDFKQKYLDFSRNKAPKANLSNTLEEQLKENFKKLYNDLFDGAIIRCDFFIIENEVYLNEINPIPGSLANYLFDDFKTTLENLAQSLPKTPKIPIKNSYLLQIQKNK
- the estV gene encoding lipase EstV; translated protein: MAKRSIAYLDSVFDISYTFTDHHSPLNALFLHGWGSSKEIMQQAFQGCFLNYNHLYVDLPGFNQSPNDEKVLETKDYANIINLFLKSVDKKAHVVFGHSFGGKVAILCENEQIVLLSSAGILEPKPLKVRCKILLAKIFKKLGLNLGFLRSKDAMGLNQAMYETFKKVISEDFSDHFKRCEKEVLLFWGKDDKATPLSSAQKMQTLLKRSALFVLEGDHFFFLNQAKEIEKLVENYHHAKS
- a CDS encoding Mur ligase family protein, translating into MQSLSWLNLAFRWLFITGLGYYIMTLLQWYHYSVFRILTKHHKMRWHGIYFLLPLGVFILSYAFKMPFVFDFFCGVIQMPMLIIWAKRNDKPLVFTPRVKRFFIFLLLFLILHEILNIELVPLDGISLALGYLCLFIFVLSASLIFEKVLSKQYLQTAKDKIASLKNLKVIAITGSFGKTSTKNFLLQILQTTFNAHASPKSVNTLLGLANDINQNLDDKSEIYIAEAGARNKGDIKEITRLIEPHLAVVAEVGEQHLEYFKTLENICETKAELLDSKRLEKAFCYSVEKIKPYAPKDSPLIDVSSLVKNIQSTLKGTSFEMLIDSVWEKFETKVLGEFSAYNIASAILIAKHLGLETERIKRLVLELNPIAHRLQLLEVNQKIIIDDSFNGNLKGMLEGIRLASLYEGRKVIVTPGLVESNTESNETLAQKIDEVFDVAIITGELNSKTIASQLKTPQKILLKDKAQLENILQATTIQGDLILFANDAPNYI
- a CDS encoding HIT family protein: MQHLYAPWRESYLKEKNKSCVFCGISQNPTKDSENRVLYRNSDLFVVMNAYPYNPGHLLIIPHAHQASVELLDLNIWLNMNKLAPKVLKALYAYGAQGINLGLNLHRNAGAGIPEHLHMHLVPRFLGDSNFMSVIAQTRVCGIDLNETYLALKNLLEKELG
- a CDS encoding ribose-phosphate pyrophosphokinase, which gives rise to MKARGFKAKMRGFKIFSGSAHPAFGKEVSKHLGVPLSKAVIGKFSDGEINIQISESVRGKDIFIVQPTCVPVNDNLMELLVMVDALRRSSANSITAVLPYFGYARQDRKAAPRVPITAKMVANLMQEVGIERIITMDLHAGQIQGFFDVPVDNLYGSIVFRDYIRSKALKNPVIASPDVGGVTRARYFANQMGLDLIIVDKRREKANESEVMNIIGSAKERDVILVDDMIDTAGTICKAALALKEQGAISVMALGTHAVLSGNAIKRIKESMLDEVVVTNSIPLVQKCDKITTLSVAPLFAEVIRRIYHNESVQSLFT
- a CDS encoding FtsW/RodA/SpoVE family cell cycle protein encodes the protein MALDKRIWMHFDLLPFVFIIPLLVVSFVLIFESSAVLSLKQGVYYAIGFILFWIVFFIPFRKLDRWLFVFYWACVILLALVDFMGSSKLGAQRWLVIPFTSITLQPSEPVKIAILLLLAHLIKINPPPFKGYDWGMFLKLSFYICLPAALILKQPDLGTALIVLIMGFGILLIVGLRTRVWLPLFIALLVASPIAYHFLHDYQKKRIADFLSEKPNYHVMQSIIAIGSGGFLGKSKEACTQTKFKFLPIATSDFIFAYFVERFGFLGAMLLFAIYIGLSLHLFFYLFESNSDWFLKIVALGISILIFVYSSVNIAMTLGLAPVVGIPLPLFSYGGSSFITFMILFAILENLLAFRYIFGYNSKPSFGNFGFLAQLVRALGS
- a CDS encoding YcjF family protein, which gives rise to MWRICALKRLLLGFKRERELLSFAKNWNIPTIIVFTNTQAEDGEAFVQETKRIIDEEWGFKGFIKAYARVNSVAFSFRGLKVPVEGLEELVDETKKCLIEAKKNKQNHFLLIQKANIQARKQAMIEECKTIIHVASGAAGAAGLIPIPFSDAFAIAPIQAGMIYKMNDAFGMDLEESVAASLITGLLGVTAIAQVGRTLVNGLLKFIPVVGSVAGSATAVAITEGIGFAYLKVLEKCFNDETGEVELPAMDTIKSLFKENYLNLDTIKQLTQSD
- a CDS encoding GTPase translates to MEHNGHDKLNGVLRGFLGDSFTLDGKEGGLNMSKMLEHIKKEKPKMNVLLMGGTGVGKSSLINALFGKEIAKAGVGKPITQHLEKYVDEKKGLILWDTKGIEGKDYHDTMESIKKEMEDSFKTLDEKEAIDVAYLCVKETSSRVQERERAIKLR
- a CDS encoding RluA family pseudouridine synthase, with the protein product MQKVFIAPTHYKRLDEFLAKELQISKNQVLNLIKEGLVFCQKKEVKKGGLALKEGDAITLLTPKIAPKPLKRDLDLEIEVIFEDEDLLVLNKPPNLVVHKAPSVKEPTLVDWLKSQNYELSNLGLKERYGIVHRLDKDTSGGIVIAKNNFTHVHLSEQLKTKMMGRYYIALLSTPLKEEKMSVECYLARNPNNRLKMIALKAAKKEKSRYSKSEFTSLLTSQNGMDLIGAKLFTGRTHQIRAHLEYLNRHIIGDNLYGLNEALPKEEIRIMLHAYLIEFKHPRSEQKLRFKVPLLKDMLEYLKKVFDKENLDEVLDEEKILHAFIAK